A stretch of the Apteryx mantelli isolate bAptMan1 chromosome 3, bAptMan1.hap1, whole genome shotgun sequence genome encodes the following:
- the DNAJC5G gene encoding dnaJ homolog subfamily C member 5G has translation MAEPSRPQRKLSRAGESLYHVLGLEKGASPEEIKKAYRKLALKYHPDKNPDDPAAAERFKEINSAHATLSDEGKRRIYAEYGSMGLYVAEQFGEDSVKYYFLMSKWWFKALGLCCGIITCCCCCCCCCFCCGKCRPPEEDESYKYVNPEDLEAQIRAEDSDMQIPIVAQPPPAGAEPSQGVSTKTNA, from the exons ATGGCGGAGCCCAGCCGGCCGCAGCGGAAGTTGTCGCGGGCCGGGGAGAGCCTCTACCATGTCCTGGGCCTGGAGAAGGGCGCCTCCCCCGAGGAGATCAAGAAGGCCTACCG GAAGCTGGCCCTCAAGTACCACCCGGACAAGAACCCCGACGACCCGGCGGCGGCCGAGCGCTTCAAGGAGATCAACAGCGCCCACGCCACGCTGAGCGACGAGGGCAAGCGGCGCATCTACGCCGAGTACGGCTCTATGGGGCTCTACGTGGCCGAGCAGTTCGGCGAGGACAGCGTCAAGTACTACTTCCTCATGTCCAAGTGGTGGTTCAAG GCCCTGGGTCTGTGCTGTGGCATCATcacctgctgctgttgctgctgctgctgctgcttctgctgcggGAAGTGCCGACCGCCCGAGGAGGACGAGTCCTACAAGTACGTCAACCCCGAGGACCTGGAGGCGCAGATCCGTGCGGAGGACAGCG ATATGCAGATACCTATTGTGGCCCAGCCCCCGCCTGCCGGAGCGGAGCCATCGCAGGGCGTCAGCACCAAGACGAATGCATGA